In one window of Rhizobium sp. ACO-34A DNA:
- a CDS encoding sarcosine oxidase subunit gamma has translation MADATVAERKTVLSGFHGGSPLVKLTPAEPAARVALRAGADEVAALSRSLGVKLPVKPKTSASGKGRLAFWLGPDEWLLIDEKGEDLMADCAASGVAHSATDVSHRNTAIIVSGKGAANALNAGCPQDLSLAIFPVGAVSRTVFGKIEIVLYRIDEETFRVECWRSFAEYAFGLLAEAAEDAA, from the coding sequence ATGGCTGATGCTACCGTTGCTGAACGCAAGACCGTTCTTTCCGGCTTCCATGGCGGTTCGCCTCTGGTCAAGCTGACGCCCGCCGAACCTGCCGCCCGTGTCGCACTTCGCGCCGGCGCGGACGAGGTCGCGGCTCTTTCCAGGAGCCTCGGCGTCAAGCTGCCGGTCAAGCCCAAGACATCCGCCTCGGGCAAGGGACGGCTCGCCTTCTGGCTCGGCCCGGACGAGTGGTTGCTGATCGACGAGAAGGGCGAAGACCTGATGGCCGATTGCGCGGCTTCTGGCGTCGCTCACTCGGCGACCGACGTCTCCCATCGCAACACGGCGATCATCGTCTCCGGCAAGGGTGCTGCGAATGCGCTCAATGCCGGCTGCCCGCAGGATCTTTCGCTTGCCATCTTCCCGGTCGGCGCCGTCAGCCGCACGGTGTTCGGCAAGATCGAGATCGTGCTTTACCGGATCGACGAGGAGACCTTCCGGGTCGAGTGCTGGCGTTCGTTTGCGGAATATGCCTTCGGCCTGCTGGCCGAAGCCGCCGAAGACGCGGCCTGA